One Camelus ferus isolate YT-003-E chromosome 21, BCGSAC_Cfer_1.0, whole genome shotgun sequence genomic region harbors:
- the B4GALT3 gene encoding beta-1,4-galactosyltransferase 3, translated as MLRRLLERPCTLALLVGSQLAVMMYLSLGGFRSLSALFGREQEPTFDYSHPHDVYSNLSHLPGAPVAPGAPPAPQGLPYCPERSPLLVGPVSVSFSPVPSLAEIVERNPRVEPGGRYRPAGCEPRSRTAIIVPHRAREHHLRLLLYHLHPFLQRQQLAYGIYVIHQAGNGTFNRAKLLNVGVREALRDEEWDCLFLHDVDLLPENDHNLYVCDPRGPRHVAVAMNKFGYSLPYPQYFGGVSALTPDQYLKMNGFPNEYWGWGGEDDDIATRVRLAGMKISRPPTSVGHYKMVKHRGDKGNEENPHRFDLLVRTQNSWTQDGMNSLTYQLLARELGPLYTNITADIGTDPRGPRMPSGPRYPPGSSQAFRQEMLQRRPPARPGPLPTANHTSPHGSQ; from the exons ATGTTGCGGCGGCTGCTGGAGCGGCCCTGCACATTGGCCCTGCTTGTGGGCTCCCAGCTGGCCGTCATGATGTATCTGTCACTGGGGGGCTTCCGAAGCCTCAGTGCCCTATTTGGCCGAGAGCAGGAGCCAACATTTGACTATTCTCATCCCCATGATGTCTACAGTAACCTCAGTCACCTGCCTGGGGCCCCTGTTGCCCCAGGAGCCCCTCCAGCTCCTCAAGGTCTGCCCTACTGTCCAGAACGATCTCCTCTCTTAG TGGGTCCCGTGTCCGTGTCCTTTAGCCCAGTGCCATCGCTGGCAGAGATTGTGGAGAGGAATCCGCGGGTGGAACCGGGGGGCAGGTACCGCCCTGCAGGGTGTGAGCCCCGGTCCCGAACAGCCATCATTGTGCCCCACCGTGCCCGGGAGCATCACCTACGCCTGCTGCTCTACCACCTGCACCCGTTCCTGCAGCGCCAGCAGCTTGCTTATGGCATCTATGTCATTCACCAG GCTGGAAATGGAACATTTAACAGGGCAAAGCTGTTGAATGTTGGGGTGCGGGAGGCCCTTCGTGATGAAGAATGGGACTGCCTGTTCTTGCATGACGTGGACCTCCTGCCAGAGAATGACCACAATCTGTATGTGTGTGACCCCCGGGGACCCCGGCATGTTGCTGTTGCCATGAACAAGTTTGGATACAG cctcccgtACCCCCAGTATTTTGGAGGGGTCTCGGCACTCACTCCTGACCAGTACCTGAAAATGAACGGCTTCCCCAATGAATACTGGGGCTGGGGTGGTGAGGATGACGACATTGCTACCAG GGTACGCCTGGCTGGGATGAAGATCTCTCGCCCCCCCACATCTGTGGGACACTATAAGATGGTGAAGCACCGAGGAGATAAGGGCAACGAGGAAAATCCCCACAG ATTTGACCTCCTGGTCCGTACCCAGAATTCCTGGACGCAAGATGGGATGAACTCACTGACGTATCAATTGCTGGCTCGAGAGCTGGGCCCTCTCTATACCAACATCACAGCAGACATTGGAACTGACCCTCGGGGTCCCCGGATGCCCTCTGGTCCCCGTTACCCACCTGGTTCCTCCCAGGCCTTCCGTCAGGAGATGCTGCAGCGCCggcccccagccaggcctggccctCTGCCTACTGCCAACCACACATCCCCCCACGGTTCACAGTGA